The window GATTTTTATTATAGAGTATAATCTATAAAAATTCGTAAAAACTTTTATAATTGACTTTTTAAATGATTTTAAAGGCCTTCCTAAATTTAGGAAGGCTTATTTTTATTGCTTGTAGATAACTGAAATTATATAAAATAGGGGGCATAAATGAAGAAAACCTGGAAAGAGGAAGTGAAAGAAAAAAGTTTTATAAATGGTGAACTTATAGAAACTCTTTTGGAAAAAAATAAAAATCCGTCAGAAGATGAATTTGAAATTGTGATGGAAAAAGCAAAGAGGCAGGAAAGACTCTCTATTGATGATGTGTCGGTACTCTTGAACAGTGATCAGGAAGATAGAGTAGAAAAAATATTTTCTCTGGCAAAAGATATAAAGGAAAAAGTTTACGGAAACAGAGTGGTACTTTTTGCACCTCTATACATAGGAAACAAATGTACCAACTCATGTACATACTGCGGATTCAAGGTGACCAACGATATAATGAGAAAAAGCCTCTCCCTCGACGAAGTGCAGCAAGAGGTAGAAGCTCTAGTAGATGAGGGACACAAAAGAGTAATCATGGTATACGGAACTCACCCTGATTACCCTGCAGAGTATATAAGAGATACTGTGAAAAAGGCCTATACAGTAAAAAAAGGTAATGGTGAAATAAGAAGGGTAAATATAAATGCCTCTCCTATGGATGAAGAGGATTATAAAATAGTAAAAGAGGCCGGAATAGGAACTTATCAGATATTCCAAGAGACATATCATGAGGAGACTTATAAAAAAGTCCACCCCAGAGGGGAAAAATCTAACTTTAAATGGAGACTTTTCGGGCTTTCCAGAGCTATGAAGGCGGGAATCGACGACGTAGGTATAGGGGCTTTATTTGGTCTTTATAAATGGAAGTTTGAGGTTATGGGACTGATGCAGCATGTAGAACATCTAGAGAGTAATTTTGGTGTGGGACCTCATACTATTTCATTTCCAAGATTGAATGAGGCAACTGGTTCTAAAAAAGACCCCGAATATATTGTAGGAGATATGGAACTAAAAAGGATAATAGCCATCTTAAGACTGGCTGTACCTTATACTGGTCTTATTCTAACTGCCAGAGAAAATGCAGAACTAAGAAGAGAGTGTATGACCCTTGGAGTATCTCAGATAGATGCAGGAACACAGATTGAGCTTCAGGGATACAGTAAAAAGAAGGAAGAGCAAGATCTTTCTAAAGAGCAGTTCAAAATAGGAGATACAAGATCTTTGGATGAAGTGATGAGAGAACTTATGTCCAGTGGCTTTACTCCCTCATTTTGTACAGCCTGTTACCGTCTAGGAAGAACAGGTGAACATTTTATGGAGTTTTCAAAACCTGGTTTCATACATCATTTCTGTACTCCCAATGCCATACTGACCTTGGCAGAATATTTGGAGGATTACGCAGGGGAAGAAACAAAGGCTGTGGGATATAACCTAATATTAGAGCAGATAGAAAAAAGTGAACTTCTCCCTGAGGTAAAAGAAACCCTGAAGGTAAAGCTTGAAAAGATTAAAAAAGGTGAAAGGGACCTTTACTATTAATTATGATAAGTTTAATAGTGGCCTTTGATGAAAACAGGGTTATAGGTAAAAATAACAGGTTGCCCTGGCATATACCTGAAGAGATGCAAAAGTTTAAAAAAGCAACCATGGGAAATATTATAATCATGGGAAGAAAGACCTTTGAGGGGATAGGAAGACCCCTACCAGGAAGGGTAAATATTGTGATTACAAAAGATGAAAGTTTTTATTATGAAGGGGTAGAAGTCTTCCACAGTGTGGAAGAAGCCCTAGAAGGAGCCTTAAAACTTGAAAAAGAAATATTTTTCATAGGTGGGGAGAGTATATACTGCCAGGTGGCAGATCTTGTAGACAAACTTTATATATCTTTTATTCATGGGAAGTACGACGGAGATTCATATTTTCCAGAAATAAACTTAAGTAAGTTTCGAATTATAAAAGAAGAGAATCATGATGACTTTATTTATAAAGAATATGAGAAAAAGACCCCGGCTTTTTAGCCGGGGTCTTTATAATAAAATAAAAATTATTATGAAATGGAATCATTACAAGTTCAAATTTGAAATAGCATATTCCAACTTAGATTTAACAGCAGTTTGGAGAAATTCAATACTTTAATTTGAAGTAAAAGAGCAACTTGGGTTATTTTATGGTATCTTCTTTTCTTTGAATTTAGAGGATAAAATTTTATTCTGGGAAAAGAAATTTTAAGTAAGATAAGGTTATTCTCTTATAAATAGTGTAATAATTTAGTTGAAAAATAAAAAATTAAGTGTTATATTATAGGTGTAATTTTATTTTTGGGAGGTTGGAATGCCAAAAAAAGCAATTTTTACTAAAGATCATATATTAAATAAAGCCTTTGAAATGCTTGAAAAAAAAGGCCTTGAAGAGATAACAGCCAGAAATCTGGCAAAAGCCTTAAAATCCTCGCCAGCACCCATATACGGTTTTTTCAAATCTATGGATGATTTGAAAAAGGATTTGATTGAAAGATCTAAGGGGGTTTTTATGGAGTATGTAAAAAATCAAAATACAGAACTTCCCTTGTTGAATATAGGGATGGGGATAGTAACCTTTGCAAGGGAGGAGAAGCAGCTTTTTAGATCTATATTTCTGAGAGAAAAATCTTATCAGGGTCTGATACAGGAATTTAAAGAGCTTATAGAGGAAGAAATACTAGCTGATAACAGATTTAAGGGACTTCCTGAAGAGATAAAAGAGACACTGTTTTTAGACTGCTGGACCTATGCTCACGGGATGGCGACCCTCACATGTACAGGATATTTTGAAAATCCTTCAGATGAGTTTATAAAAGACAGGCTCATGCAAAGTGCAGCTGGGATGATATACAGGAGGCTAGAAGAGGCACCGGAACTGGAAAAATTTTTTAAGGACTAGGGGTAACCTGGTTCTTTTTTTATGTTCTAGTTAGAAAGTAAAAAAGGGCCTTTTAAAAGACCCTTTAGAAAATGTTTTTATCAAAAAAATGCGAGAATATCCTTTGTTGAGAAAATTTCAGTGTAATTTTTTATGTTTTTTAATATTTCAATTTTTTCCTTATAGGGGAGTTTTTTAGTATAGAATACTTTCTGTATGTCATAGAGTTTTACCAGTTGAGATTCAGGTAAAATTTTTATATTTTGAGGCAGAGAGTAGCTGTCCTTTATCTTCTGAAATCCCTCTAAAGATATGTCTGTGTGAGAAATTATAACTATATTTTCATGAAGAATTTTTATCTCATCTCCAGGGTTTATATTTATAAAAATATAATAATCATATCCCTCTATACACTTTTCCGAAACCTGAATATAATTTTTTAACTTCTCTGGGATATCTCCCTCTGTGACAAGGAGGGTTTTTTTTCCAGAAATGGAATTATAAATACCGATTGTTTCTATAACAGCCCCTATACCCCGTCCTGGGTCTGTTATGGCAAGGGTTCTTTTACCCTCCCTAAAAACTGATGAGAGTATTTGTTTCTGTATAGAGTTATAATTTAACTCCCCTAAAAGAAAATTTTTGATCTCTTTGAATATTTCGTTTTTCTTGTAGGCAAGGGTTGAAAAAGAGTAATCCCTTTTTATAGTGAGATGTATGTTGTAGTTTTCAGGTTTTTTAACAATTTTTTTGATCTCAGTTGTGAAATTAAAATTGTAGGAATACTTCAGTCTTTTTAGAACTGCTGCAGTCTGATAATCTATAAACCCTGCAACCTTTCTCTCTTGTATGAGTTCTACACCGTCAGAAAAACTTAGATAGACCTCCTTGTCCGAAGGTTCCCTTCTGCTGTAGACAACTGCCTCCATGGGAAAAACTGTGTCATAGATTTCTATACTCTCTTTAAGGTAATTTCTCTCATTTTGTGAGGGATTCAGATCCTCTATGTATATCTTGTTCATATACCTGTCCTTGAATATCTCCTGTTTAAGCTTAAATGCCACATCGATCTCCCTCATATGAGCTATCTCCTGAAAATTGTGACCGCTGCTGAACCAGACGCAGTTTTTTATCTCATTCCCATCTTTTAAAATGGTAAACATCATGTGGTTTTTGTCCTTACCTATTATCCTGAGGTCTTTGAAAAGACAGTTTTTTATGGAGAATATGGGAGTGGGATTCCCGAAACCAAAGGGCTCCAAAAGTCTAAGTTTATCCAAAAACTCATAGGAGATTTTGTGAAAAAGAATCTCTTTTTCTATTTTTACAGGCTTTTGAAAATCTCCCTCGTCTAACATAGAACCTGCATAACTGTTTATCCTGTCGCTGAACTCCTGGATTCTGTCTGCAGGGATTGAAAACCCCGCTGCACCGTCGTGACCCCCGTATTTTAGGAAGATATCAGGCATGGTATTCAGTGCATCGATCATGCTGAAGTTGTCGATACTCCTGCATGAGGCGACAGCAATGTTTTCTCCTTCTTTTATCTCCATTATTATTGTAGGTTTATAGTATTTGTCCACTATCTTTGATGCCACTATCCCGATTACCCCGTGGTGGAAATCTTTGCTGGCAACCACTATCACATTTTTCGTATCCAGGGACTTTTCAGATATATTTTTTTCTACAAGGTCCAAAATTTCACTCTGAATCTCTTTTCTTTCGTTGTTTTTTCCCATGAGGTTCTGAGATATCTCCCGGGACTCTTTTTTAGAGTCAGAAACAAAGAGTTCTACCCCGATTTTGGCATCTTCGAGTCTTCCTGCAGCATTAAACACAGGGGCGATGACAAATCCCACATCATAGGTGTTAAAAACTTTTGTTTCATATTCCGGATAGAGAAAACCAAGGAGAGTCCTAAGACCCAGGTGTTTTGTGTTTTCCAGGAGTTTCAGTCCGAATTTTGAAAAAATCCTGTTCTCCTCAACCAGGGGGACGATGTCGGCAATGGTACCTATGGCAACTATATCAAGGTACTGGTGCATTTTTTCCCCTATACCCATCTTCCTGTAAATGGCATATAAAAACATAAAGGCAGTCCCCACCCCTGCCAGAAATTTAAAGGGGTAGATATTATCATCTCTCTTGGGGTTGATAACTGCATAGGCAGGTGGCAGAGCGTTGTTGATCTCATGATGATCGGTGATTATGACATCTAGGCCTATGTTATTTGCATGCTCTATCTCCTCTATAGAGGAGATTCCGCAGTCTACAGTTATTACCACTGTCCCTCCTTCATTTTTTATATATGAAAGGGCCTCTTTGTTGAGCCCGTATCCCTCGTCCCTCAGGGGGATATAATATCTCACATTGAGTCCTATATCTCTAAGGGCCATGAAACACATAGAGGTAGAGGTGATGCCGTCAACATCATAATCTCCGTAGATCCATATCTCCTCTTTCTTTTGCTTGGCTTCTAAAATCCTAGCCACAGCTATATCCATATCTGCCAGGGTCATAGGGTCTCTTATATCATCTAAAGAGGAGTAAAGAAATCTGTTTATCTCCCTTTCT is drawn from uncultured Ilyobacter sp. and contains these coding sequences:
- the hydG gene encoding [FeFe] hydrogenase H-cluster radical SAM maturase HydG, which gives rise to MKKTWKEEVKEKSFINGELIETLLEKNKNPSEDEFEIVMEKAKRQERLSIDDVSVLLNSDQEDRVEKIFSLAKDIKEKVYGNRVVLFAPLYIGNKCTNSCTYCGFKVTNDIMRKSLSLDEVQQEVEALVDEGHKRVIMVYGTHPDYPAEYIRDTVKKAYTVKKGNGEIRRVNINASPMDEEDYKIVKEAGIGTYQIFQETYHEETYKKVHPRGEKSNFKWRLFGLSRAMKAGIDDVGIGALFGLYKWKFEVMGLMQHVEHLESNFGVGPHTISFPRLNEATGSKKDPEYIVGDMELKRIIAILRLAVPYTGLILTARENAELRRECMTLGVSQIDAGTQIELQGYSKKKEEQDLSKEQFKIGDTRSLDEVMRELMSSGFTPSFCTACYRLGRTGEHFMEFSKPGFIHHFCTPNAILTLAEYLEDYAGEETKAVGYNLILEQIEKSELLPEVKETLKVKLEKIKKGERDLYY
- a CDS encoding dihydrofolate reductase → MISLIVAFDENRVIGKNNRLPWHIPEEMQKFKKATMGNIIIMGRKTFEGIGRPLPGRVNIVITKDESFYYEGVEVFHSVEEALEGALKLEKEIFFIGGESIYCQVADLVDKLYISFIHGKYDGDSYFPEINLSKFRIIKEENHDDFIYKEYEKKTPAF
- a CDS encoding TetR/AcrR family transcriptional regulator, with the protein product MPKKAIFTKDHILNKAFEMLEKKGLEEITARNLAKALKSSPAPIYGFFKSMDDLKKDLIERSKGVFMEYVKNQNTELPLLNIGMGIVTFAREEKQLFRSIFLREKSYQGLIQEFKELIEEEILADNRFKGLPEEIKETLFLDCWTYAHGMATLTCTGYFENPSDEFIKDRLMQSAAGMIYRRLEEAPELEKFFKD
- the recJ gene encoding single-stranded-DNA-specific exonuclease RecJ; the encoded protein is MNNTKWIYKGDYLHKNSSLPIDKDILNILYNRGIKEEREINRFLYSSLDDIRDPMTLADMDIAVARILEAKQKKEEIWIYGDYDVDGITSTSMCFMALRDIGLNVRYYIPLRDEGYGLNKEALSYIKNEGGTVVITVDCGISSIEEIEHANNIGLDVIITDHHEINNALPPAYAVINPKRDDNIYPFKFLAGVGTAFMFLYAIYRKMGIGEKMHQYLDIVAIGTIADIVPLVEENRIFSKFGLKLLENTKHLGLRTLLGFLYPEYETKVFNTYDVGFVIAPVFNAAGRLEDAKIGVELFVSDSKKESREISQNLMGKNNERKEIQSEILDLVEKNISEKSLDTKNVIVVASKDFHHGVIGIVASKIVDKYYKPTIIMEIKEGENIAVASCRSIDNFSMIDALNTMPDIFLKYGGHDGAAGFSIPADRIQEFSDRINSYAGSMLDEGDFQKPVKIEKEILFHKISYEFLDKLRLLEPFGFGNPTPIFSIKNCLFKDLRIIGKDKNHMMFTILKDGNEIKNCVWFSSGHNFQEIAHMREIDVAFKLKQEIFKDRYMNKIYIEDLNPSQNERNYLKESIEIYDTVFPMEAVVYSRREPSDKEVYLSFSDGVELIQERKVAGFIDYQTAAVLKRLKYSYNFNFTTEIKKIVKKPENYNIHLTIKRDYSFSTLAYKKNEIFKEIKNFLLGELNYNSIQKQILSSVFREGKRTLAITDPGRGIGAVIETIGIYNSISGKKTLLVTEGDIPEKLKNYIQVSEKCIEGYDYYIFININPGDEIKILHENIVIISHTDISLEGFQKIKDSYSLPQNIKILPESQLVKLYDIQKVFYTKKLPYKEKIEILKNIKNYTEIFSTKDILAFF